Proteins encoded by one window of Culicoides brevitarsis isolate CSIRO-B50_1 chromosome 2, AGI_CSIRO_Cbre_v1, whole genome shotgun sequence:
- the LOC134831269 gene encoding enolase translates to MTIKSIKARQIFDSRGNPTVEVDLVTDLGLFRAAVPSGASTGIHEALELRDEDKAHYHGKSVLKAVDHINKSLGPEVIKSGICVTEQAKIDELMIKLDGTENKSKFGANAILGISLAVCKAGAAARGMPLYKHIADLAGNTNIVLPCPAFNVINGGSHAGNKLAMQEFMILPTGASSFSEAMKMGSEVYHHLKNVIKAKFGLDATAVGDEGGFAPNILDNKEGLQLIVDAIAKAGYTGKIEIGMDVAASEFFKDGLYDLDFKNPKSDKATWLQPDKLAELYQSFIKDFPIVSIEDPFDQDDWAAWTKMTAGTSIQIVGDDLTVTNPKRIATAVEKKACNCLLLKVNQIGSVTESIAAHNLAKKNGWGTMVSHRSGETEDTFIADLVVGLSTGQIKTGAPCRSERLAKYNQILRIEEELGAGAKFAGKNFRRPV, encoded by the coding sequence ATGACTATCAAGAGCATCAAGGCCCGTCAAATCTTCGATTCCCGTGGCAATCCAACGGTTGAAGTTGATTTGGTAACTGATTTGGGTTTGTTCCGCGCTGCTGTGCCCTCAGGCGCTTCAACCGGTATCCATGAAGCTTTGGAATTGCGTGACGAAGACAAAGCTCATTACCATGGCAAGTCCGTATTGAAGGCTGTTGATCATATCAACAAGTCTTTGGGACCCGAAGTCATCAAATCGGGCATTTGCGTCACGGAACAAGCGAAAATCGACGAGTTGATGATCAAATTGGATGGCACTGAGAACAAGTCAAAGTTCGGAGCTAACGCCATTTTGGGTATTTCTCTTGCTGTGTGCAAAGCTGGCGCTGCTGCTCGTGGCATGCCTTTGTACAAACACATTGCCGACTTGGCTGGCAACACCAACATCGTTTTGCCATGCCCCGCATTTAATGTCATCAACGGAGGTTCTCATGCCGGCAATAAACTCGCCATGCAAGAATTCATGATCTTGCCGACGGGCGCCTCGAGCTTCAGCGAAGCCATGAAAATGGGCAGCGAAGTGTACCATCACTTGAAGAACGTCATTAAGGCGAAATTCGGTTTGGATGCTACTGCTGTCGGCGATGAAGGCGGTTTCGCTCCCAACATTTTGGACAACAAGGAAGGTTTGCAATTGATTGTCGATGCTATCGCCAAGGCTGGATACACGGGCAAGATCGAAATCGGTATGGATGTTGCTGCATCTGAATTCTTCAAAGATGGTTTGTACGATTTGGACTTCAAGAACCCCAAGAGCGACAAGGCAACTTGGTTGCAACCCGACAAATTGGCTGAATTGTACCAATCGTTCATCAAGGACTTCCCCATTGTCAGTATTGAGGATCCCTTCGATCAAGACGATTGGGCTGCATGGACCAAAATGACAGCAGGAACCTCCATTCAAATTGTCGGCGATGACTTGACTGTCACAAACCCCAAACGCATTGCTACTGCTGTCGAGAAGAAGGCATGCAACTGCTTGTTGTTGAAAGTCAACCAAATCGGATCCGTTACCGAATCAATTGCTGCCCACAATTTGGCCAAGAAGAACGGATGGGGCACCATGGTTTCCCATCGTTCCGGCGAAACTGAAGACACATTCATCGCTGACTTGGTTGTCGGTTTGAGCACGGGACAAATCAAGACAGGCGCTCCTTGCCGATCCGAACGTTTGGCCAAGTACAACCAAATTTTGCGTATCGAGGAAGAATTGGGCGCAGGTGCTAAATTCGCTGGCAAGAACTTCCGTCGCCCCGTTTAA
- the LOC134831270 gene encoding exosome complex component RRP40 yields the protein MEVDVKSPQIVMPGDRIPEAEELNKNKRKLVLGPGLTTCGTEIRATRAGILQKKPPATFFVDTFQKRYVPIRGDHVIGIVIAKLGDFYRVDIGASEPASMSYLAFEGATKKNRPDVNVDDAIFGRLVVANRDTEAEIVCVDSHGKKGKLGVLNNGFLFDVSINLVRKILRPDCPLMAALAKELKFQAVFGMNGKIWIHANSQKETIAVGNAICAAEHLSNAEIVKMCDDIGQILAGFR from the coding sequence ATGGAAGTAGATGTAAAATCTCCTCAAATCGTGATGCCGGGCGACAGAATTCCCGAAGCTGAAGaactaaacaaaaacaaacgaaaGCTCGTTCTTGGCCCGGGACTCACAACATGCGGCACAGAAATTCGCGCAACTCGTGCAGggattttacagaaaaaaccTCCTGCAACTTTTTTCGTTGACACTTTCCAAAAACGCTATGTTCCAATTCGGGGCGATCACGTAATTGGCATCGTAATTGCGAAATTGGGGGATTTTTATCGTGTCGATATCGGAGCGAGCGAACCTGCGTCGATGAGTTATTTGGCATTCGAGGGAGcaacgaagaaaaatcgaCCCGATGTGAATGTTGACGATGCGATTTTTGGACGTCTTGTTGTCGCAAACAGAGATACCGAGGCGGAAATTGTTTGTGTTGATTCGCACGGCAAAAAGGGAAAACTCGGAGTACTGAATAACGGGTTTTTGTTTGATGTCAGCATAAATTTGGTGCGAAAAATCCTGAGACCGGATTGCCCGTTGATGGCGGCATTGGCGAAAGAGTTGAAATTTCAAGCAGTTTTCGGGATGAACGGGAAAATATGGATTCATGCGAACAGTCAGAAGGAAACAATCGCTGTTGGAAATGCAATTTGTGCGGCGGAACATTTGAGTAATGCGGAAATTGTGAAGATGTGCGACGATATTGGACAAATACTCGCGGGATTTAGATAA
- the LOC134831861 gene encoding protein Shroom-like: MVFGSKLKIRRSTSKATYLPRQTHDKHQLSDPDHGSYKLKLTSNEDCINHDQSSFNNGSTNSLANNKCNNLPDVLPLAVKYNGQQQQQQRYFSPSPPSSKQKAVPQSAPVISANNLKSLFNFTKLNTQVAISDELTKVPPSAPATIISSPKYTSQSVFDLVANRDDDPPPYTDEIKKELVQHLELQLNSSPQIIVPPPIVSPPAPVIIRKSPEKLRESPKKDLSPPSTPEKRLSNCSSEPPSYEETQQNSSYPGVNTTSVANVSSDSEKSDTEERLTPLTTTTTTSETQTDEDTERITPTMPPPPPREEPTTVKKTNFIQFVSRKISPEELDCDNLSKDLVSQLSPLDKLHSILVPPKTFRQSSDYVSELFNINISSRPAKKDASTITTNEIADEPKTNGIESVSTSTTYCTETTLEIDNGSVQMKHYNREMTLISNDHSDLTKKKEELVERLGKKLQVLSNEQTQLTEESAANEILGEEVLQKVTQKVKPSEASRYRSYVDDVGYITKLLLSLSGRLAKTHNSLQNMDDTNVEKKPLETKRDRLLSQLEEAKNLKENIDKRGLNVAKLLEKSLTLEEYADYDYFIHMKAKLLVDSAEIANKIKLGEEQLSALKETLVHSEC, encoded by the exons AAGTACATCGAAAGCCACATATTTACCGCGTCAAACACATGATAAGCACCAATTGTCTGACCCTGATCACGGCAGTTACAAATTAAAGTTGACCTCTAACGAAGATTGCATTAATCACGATCAGTCGTCGTTCAACAACGGCAGTACCAACAGTTTGGCAAACAATAAATGTAACAACTTACCTGATGTACTTCCGTTAGCTGTCAAGTACAATgggcagcagcaacaacagcagcgATATTTCTCGCCCTCTCCTCCCTCATCAAAGCAAAAGGCTGTGCCACAAAGCGCCCCAGTTATATCCGCAAACAACTTAAAGTCCCTTTTCAACTTCACGAAACTCAATACGCAAGTAGCAATCAGCGATGAACTGACAAAAGTTCCTCCCTCAGCGCCGGCGACAATCATCTCGAGTCCCAAATACACGTCGCAATCCGTTTTTGATCTCGTTGCGAATCGCGATGATGATCCGCCGCCGTATACGGATGAAATTAAGAAGGAATTGGTTCAACATTTAGAACTTCAACTCAATTCAAGTCCGCAAATTATCGTTCCTCCTCCCATTGTGAGTCCTCCGGCGCCTGTTATCATCCGAAAATCGCCCGAAAAACTACGTGAAAGTCCCAAAAAGGATTTATCGCCTCCCTCGACGCCCGAAAAACGTCTTTCCAATTGCTCCTCGGAACCGCCGTCGTACGAAGAAACGCAACAGAACTCAAGTTATCCCGGCGTTAACACGACATCTGTTGCCAATGTCTCTTCAGACAGCGAAAAATCCGACACGGAAGAGAGATTAACTCCAttaacgacgacaacgacgacttcCGAAACACAAACTGACGAAGATACAGAGAGAATTACGCCAACGATGCCTCCTCCGCCGCCGCGTGAAGAACCGACGACAGTGAAAAAGACGAATTTTATTCAGTTTGTCTCGCGGAAAATCTCGCCTGAGGAACTCGACTGCGATAATTTGTCCAAAGATCTTGTTAGTCAATTGTCACCGTTAGATAAGTTGCACAGTATTTTAG TTCCTCCAAAAACATTCCGTCAATCATCGGATTACGTCTCTGAATTATTTAACATCAATATTTCGTCACGACCAGCTAAGAAAGATGCTTCTACGATAACTACCAACGAGATAGCTGACGAACCAAAAACTAATGG aattgaaTCCGTATCTACTTCAACAACGTACTGCACTGAAACGACGTTGGAAATCGACAATGGCTCGGTTCAAATGAAACATTACAACCGTGAAATGACTCTCATCAGCAATGATCATTCGGATTTGACGAAAAAGAag gaGGAATTAGTTGAACGTCTTGGAAAGAAATTACAAGTTCTCTCCAACGAACAAACGCAACTGACGGAAGAAAGTGCTGCGAACGAGATTTTGGGCGAAGAAGTTTTGCAAAAAGTCACACAGAAAGTTAAACCAAGCGAGGCATCACGTTATCGCTCATACGTCGACGATGTCGGTTACATCACGAAACTTTTGTTATCTCTCTCGGGACGTCTCGCAAAAACCCATAATTCGCTTCAAAACATGGATGACACGAATgttgaaaag AAACCGTTGGAAACAAAGCGCGATCGCTTGTTGAGTCAATTAGAAGAAGCGAAGAATCTCAAGGAGAACATCGATAAACGAGGCTTGAATGTCGCGAAATTGCTCGAAAAGTCACTCACACTTGAGGAGTATGCCGATTACGATTACTTCATTCACATGAAGGCAAAATTGCTGGTTGATTCGGCGGAAATTGCGAACAAGATCAAGTTGGGCGAAGAACAATTGAGTGCCTTAAAGGAAACATTAGTTCACTCGGAGTGCTGA
- the LOC134830954 gene encoding growth hormone-inducible transmembrane protein-like: MLSRLMCTKPLISQSLVKSSLAQYGRTIGIRQLQRDTREAFGGRIRQRAPTLKERAMAPPSANAYGIGKGALAGGAAIGLGALCFYGAGLGQGTNTLQNSHLWPEYVKQRIQSTYMYFGASCALSAGAAFAVFRTPALLNLVARNGWVSILATFAAMIGSGMVAQSIPYSPGFGAKQAAWMVHCGILGAVIAPLCFVGGPIMTRAAMYTAGVVGGLSTVAVCAPSDKFLYMGGPLAIGLGVVFASSLAGMWLPPTTALGAGLYSMSLYGGLLLFSGFMLYDTQKIIKRAEMHPLYAERPFDPINNAISIYMDTLNIFIRIVSILAGGGGMRKK, from the exons ATGTTATCCAGATTGATGTGCACAAAGCCCTTGATTTCACAATCGCTCGTGAAATCATCTTTGGCGCAATATGGACGAACAATTGGCATTCGTCAGCTGCAACGAGACACGCGTGAAGCCTTTGGCGGAAGAATTCGTCAACGTGCTCCTACTTTGAAGGAACGCGCAATGGCTCCTCCGAGTGCAAATGCTTACGGAATCGGAAAAGGAGCTCTTGCAGGGGGCGCTGCTATTGGACTTG gCGCTTTATGCTTTTACGGAGCTGGATTGGGACAAGGAACAAACACATTACAAAACTCTCATTTGTGGCCCGAATACGTTAAGCAACGCATTCAAAGCACTTACATGTACTTTGGAGCATCTTGTGCATTATCAGCAGGTGCTGCATTCGCAGTTTTTCGTACGCCAGCCCTTCTTAATCTCGTCGCACGCAACGGATGGGTTTCAATTCTCGCGACATTCGCTGCGATGATCGGATCTGGCATGGTTGCTCAATCGATTCCCTATTCTCCCGGATTTGGCGCGAAACAAGCAGCATGGATGGTGCATTGTGGCATTCTTGGGGCCGTTATTGCTCCTCTTTGCTTCGTTGGAGGCCCAATTATGACACGTGCAGCAATGTATACTGCTGGCGTCGTTGGCGGATTATCGACAGTCGCTGTGTGTGCTCCAAGCGATAAGTTTTTGTACATGGGAGGACCTTTGGCTATCGGATTGGGCGTTGTGTTTGCTTCATCTCTCGCAGGCATGTGGTTACCCCCAACAACGGCACTTGGCGCGGGACTTTATTCGATGTCATTGTACGGCGGATTGTTACTTTTCAGCGGATTCATGTTGTATGACacccaaaaaatcatcaaacgaGCTGAAATGCATCCATTGTACGCTGAGAGACCCTTTGATCCTATTAacaa tgcaATTTCGATCTACATGGATACATTAAACATCTTCATTAGAATTGTCTCAATATTGGCAGGCGGAGGCGGCATGCGTAAAAAGTAA
- the LOC134831054 gene encoding toll-like receptor 3, with product MKIFLLLCLFLPSIYGKPQIEVFTCQQPQSTECLFDNVIIEDDGIFLPKSHNDRIITKVTFKSSVVPTLSSVICDQFPNLQVLDVRHSSLRKILEGALDGCTKLREIYLQDNWLKELPENSFHKNSHLEQIYLNSNNLTEIPLELFKGLRSLQKIDLCANRLSRLPAVIFDDLISMESLELLSNPLLSLEIEEMYVEMPKLKYTLFDDLDLPCSRAAEVTNFLSQNNIYNSYQGSYSDNHSRSQSEIQRKRIYVASSAGNYYCINDEQHEREVYIRETLPKILNECGLQKNI from the coding sequence atgaaaatcttccTCTTATTGTGTCTTTTTCTTCCAAGCATTTACGGAAAACCTCAAATTGAAGTATTTACGTGTCAGCAACCACAAAGCACTGAATGTCTCTTCGACAACGTGATCATCGAAGATGACGGAATTTTCCTTCCCAAATCGCACAACGATCGAATCATCACAAAAGTCACGTTCAAATCTTCTGTCGTGCCAACTTTATCTTCCGTCATCTGCGATCAATTCCCAAATTTGCAAGTTCTCGATGTGCGTCATTCATCATTGCGAAAAATTCTCGAAGGAGCTCTCGATGGATGTACCAAGCTACGCGAAATTTATCTTCAGGACAATTGGTTGAAAGAGCTTCCGGAAAATTCGTTTCACAAAAACTCgcatttggagcaaatttaCTTGAACAGCAACAATTTGACGGAAATTCCTTTGGAGCTTTTCAAAGGTTTGCGTTCCTTGCAGAAAATTGATTTGTGTGCGAATCGTCTTTCGCGCTTGCCTGCCGTGATTTTTGACGATTTGATATCCATGGAAAGTTTGGAACTGTTGAGTAATCCCTTGTTGTCACTTGAAATCGAGGAAATGTACGTCGAAATGCCGAAATTGAAGTACACTCTGTTCGATGATTTGGATTTGCCATGTTCGCGAGCTGCTGaagttacaaattttctgAGTCAGAACAACATTTATAACTCTTATCAAGGGAGTTATTCGGACAATCATTCGAGATCCCAATCGGAAATTCAACGAAAACGTATTTATGTGGCTTCAAGTGCGggaaattattattgcatCAACGATGAACAACATGAACGAGAAGTTTACATAAGAGAAACACTTCCAAAAATTCTCAATGAATGtggattgcaaaaaaatatttaa